The genomic stretch AGGTGTGGTGTTGATTGTCGCGTTGATAGAGGTAACGCCAGAAAATACGGTTGATGTCGTCAATACGGTGCGCGCCGCGCCATTCACCCACGCCGTAAATGGCTTCGGCAAAACAGAAGTGGGTGGATGGGTCGCGGGTTTTCTCCACCTCGCCGGGGGCATACAACGGCGAAATGGCGCGATAGCCGGTCATCAGCGGCACCAGATAGCCGCCTTGCGGTTTCGGCAGCGGCTGCCAGCTCACCGCATCATCAGAAGATCGTACCGCCTGATATTTCAGGGCAGCGAAATCGAGCCAGGCATCCAGCATGTCCGCCTGCGCGTCGGCCTGTTGCCGGGTTTCAAGATGCGACGATAACAGCGCCGTGCGGTCTACCAGCACAAAGCCCGGCAGTAAACGACGCATCAGGCTACGGGTGGCTGCGCCATTGGCGGGGATGTCATGGAAGCTCACCTGTTCGATATCCACAATCAGCCCGCCCGCCAGCCGCTGTTGTTGTACCTGTTGCTGCACCTGCTGGCGAAGCGCTTCGCGCCCGTCTTCACCGGGCAACATACCGTGGCATTCGATAAGCAGCGACACGGTGAGGTGCATTCGCCCTTCTTCGTTAAAAGCGGCGGTTTTTTCCTCTTTGGTCAGTGGGTTACGCGTCAGCGCAAAGCTGCGGTTCCAGCCGTTGCCGTAAGCATGAACCTGATGCTGATGGCACACCACACCGCAGCCTTCCAGCCGCAAACCGTGGGATGCCTGCAACTGGCGCGACAACGCATGGGTAAAGCCGAGAAAATGACTGATGGCGGGAAAGCCGTAGGTGTGCCCGGCAATAGCGTTGGCGTTTTCCACTACAATGCGTCGCAGAATCATCAGCTTGCTCATGCCAGTTCCTCCTCCAGCGCACGTTCGGTTTCCCGCAACCGCTGCTTAAACAGCGCGGCGGTTGACCACTCGCGGCGCTCCACCTCGCCGAAAATCAGTTTTTCATGCTGCAATCGTGCATTCAGCCACAGGCCAAAATCACGGGCGACCTCCTGCTGCCAGTCATCTGCATCTCGTTCACGACGGAATACCGTATCGCTTAGACTGCGACAAGGATCCAACCACAGTTGCTGAGAGCGCTTCAGTTGGGAATCCAAACTCCATCCTGCAGGTCTCAGTTTTTGCACACTGATCACATAAAAAAACAGCTGCTCAATTAACTGATCAAGGTAATTCAGACGTTGGCGACGGATATCACGATTGTTTTCTGAGTCTTTCACACTCAGCAGAAACTGTTGCATCCTAGTGCGTGTAAAGCGGGTGTAATAATCAATTTCACCCCGTTCACGAAAAACTGATTTGTGCTTCTGGGGAGGTTTTGACACACCTTGCCATACAGGTGCCGCACAATTAAATAAATAAGAACGACCGCCGCGAGCGGAATTGAGCGCGGAGATATTTTGCGGCTTGGTGCCGCCCATGTTCTGCACCGCAATACCGGGGTAGCTGACATCAACTTCATCGTGCCAGCGCTTTTGTCGCCGGGCCTCGCGGATGGCTTTAGCCTGCTCGCCGAAGCGCACTGCGTTCAGGCGTTGGTCCAGCGCCTGCGACAGCGAAGAGGAATAAAGCGGACTGAGTAAGTGGTATTCGCCGTCACCCACCGGAAAATAGATCTGCTTTGCCAGCTTATGGGAACTGGGCTGCTTATCGCTCAATACCTGCCCGAACCCGGCCAGCCACTGGGTAAGCTGCTCTGGGTTTTCCGCCAGCGCTTCCAGTGCGCGGTGGTCGCCCCGCTGTAGCGCCGCCACCAGCGAATCACCCTGATGCTCGGTTTGCAGCAGTTTGGCCACATCCAGCGCTGCGGCGTTGCCGACGGCATCAATCGCCGGTTGCGCCAGTGATGCGGTGGAGAGCACATCCGTAGCCATTGCAGGCTCAGTGCTGAACACGCTGCTGCCTTTGGCGTCACTGTGGGTGAATTTCAGCGCGTGGGTCACCAGGCTAATCTGCCCGGCGCGGCTGGCGGCATCCGTCAGCCAGGTGCGCACCTCGTAAGCCTGCTCAATCTCACGCCGCTGCTGCAAAAGCGCCACTTCCGCTGCGGCCAGCACCTCACCGCTTAACGCCGCCCGTTGTTTGTCGGCGGCCTTATCGAAGGCATCCAGCTTGGCTTGCTTTCGGGTTTCGATATACGACAGGATAAACGCTTGCAAACCGCCACTACTCATACTCAATTCCTTGATAGCGTTATTGATTGCTGGTTAGTTATGGTTAATAGTCAGGGAAAAAACCGAGAGCTGTTGTTGGTAATTACGAGCATGTGGTTCCGTATACAATACAGAATCAATACCTATTGGTTTGGCTACAAGCACATATAGCGAGAGAATAATAACCGTTCTAAGCTTCATATTTAATCCTAAGAAGAGTCATGCATTGCTTTCATCAAAAAGAATCAAACAAGTTGAATCATAAGCTCCGAACTGTATATGATGCAAGCACTGTCGGATGAATAGACAGTTTAGAAATAAGAAGAGCCATTCTTAGCTCTAGTTGTTCGTTACTGCCGCACAGGCAGCGGCGCACTCACTTGAGTGCGCCAAACACCCCGAGCCACGGGTGCCAGCACCATGCCAGGTTGTCGCGGGTGCTGATGCTGATTTCACCAAAACGGTCGCTGACTCTGGCGAGTTCCCACTGCTTTTCCTCGGCCAGTTGCAGGTAAAGCGTGGTGTAATCCATCTCTACCCAGAGGCTGACGCCGTCGGCCATAGCCTGTTCCACTGAGCGAATCACATCGATTTTTTTCCAGCCTTCCGGGCCGTCGTCCTGCAACATAAAACGCGCTTTTTCGCTTTCGTCTTCCAACCTCAGCCAGTAGCGTTGCTTCGGGTCTGAGCGGCGAAACGGCGTGTGCCGTTGCAGTTCGCCGTTCCAGTGCAACGACTCGCGCCACCACAGCACAGCCGTTGGTTGTGAAGACGACCCGTTTTTTGGCCCAAACAGTTTTGTTGCCAGCGCCGCATGTTCCAGTGAAATCAACGTAAACGGTTCTTTCAGTACCGGTGGCTGTTGAATTCGTGGCGCAGCGCTAATGTACTGGTAGTCCTCCGGTTTCAGCAGTTCCCGCAGGTCGTGGCTGGCGAGTGTGAAACCGTGCTCTGATTCAAAACCGGGGCGACAAAACGCAATCGTTTGCTTATCACCAGCCGGACCATGCCGCAGTGCCCGCACGTTATGGCTTAGCAGATAAAAGTTAGGAGAGGTCGGTACATACTCGTCACGCTGGCGGTGGCGCAGAATACGCCCGGCTAACTGGATAAATGAACGCATCGAGCTGGGTTCGGCGATAGCCCAGTCATAATCGTGGTCCCGCCCCACTTCCGCCACCGAGGTGGCCAGCACCACAAACAGGTGATGCTGCTGCGGCTGCTGTTCGATGGCATTACGAATTTCCGCCACCTGCCACAGTGCCTCTGGGTCTTTGCGCATCAGTGCCGCATCCAGCCGCGCTTCGATGTGGGAGCGCATCGCCAGCGGGTGCTGGCTATGATAGACGCAATAGTGCACGCAGTAATCCGACGGGGAAGGCATCTCCATCAGCGCACGCGCTACGGCCACCAGCGGGTTGATGTTTGCCATGCGAATCAATCCCAGCGACACGGTTTTGCCGCTGGAATGCGTCTGGTGATGGTGCTGATGCAGTGCAAACAACCTTTGGTGCAGGGTTTGCGCCACCGCCTGACATACCGCGCTCGCCTCTCTCATCGGGCTTGCCACCGGTTCAATCTCCGCCCAGCGCAGCCGCCGCTCCTGCTGTTGCAGCTTGTCGATACGCCCGGCGACAAACGCCTGATGCTGATCGGCAAAAGCGCGGGTATCGGCTATCGTCTGGCACTGGCTGTCGAATTCATCAAACCAGCCGCAGCAAATACTCAACGGCGTACCCGGTTCACCGTACGCCTGCTGCCAGGCTTCGCGCCCTTTCAGGTAGGCTTCGAACAGTGCGCGGATCAACGCCGGTGGCAGCGTGGCGGACGACAGCAGCACCCGTGAGCCAAGCATCCCCGCCCAGTTCACCAGCCGACACAGCGCGGGCAGGTCTTCCAGCCCAAAATCGTCCGGCTCATCCAGCACCAAATCCGAGGTGAGCAGCCGCAGCATCGGCGCAATCTGGTGGCCGCCGCGCAGGCTTTCGGTCGCGGGCATCAGGTGGTCGATGGTGGTAACCAGCACCGGCGCACTCAGCAGTTGGTGCAGCGGCGGCGATTTTTCCAGCCAGGTTTTCAGCCGCCCGTCATCCAGCGAGCCGTCGTAACTGACGTACTGATGCTCGCTAAACAGCGACTCAGCTGATTCGCTACCGGTTTGCACCACACGCGTTTCCTGCTCCTGCTGGCGTAGCTCATGCAGTTCCTGCACCGCTTGCGAGCCTATCAACACCGCCAGGTCGTCTTCATCCAGCGTCAGGCGCTGGCGCAGGGCATCGCC from Dickeya zeae NCPPB 2538 encodes the following:
- the csy2 gene encoding type I-F CRISPR-associated protein Csy2 produces the protein MSKLMILRRIVVENANAIAGHTYGFPAISHFLGFTHALSRQLQASHGLRLEGCGVVCHQHQVHAYGNGWNRSFALTRNPLTKEEKTAAFNEEGRMHLTVSLLIECHGMLPGEDGREALRQQVQQQVQQQRLAGGLIVDIEQVSFHDIPANGAATRSLMRRLLPGFVLVDRTALLSSHLETRQQADAQADMLDAWLDFAALKYQAVRSSDDAVSWQPLPKPQGGYLVPLMTGYRAISPLYAPGEVEKTRDPSTHFCFAEAIYGVGEWRGAHRIDDINRIFWRYLYQRDNQHHTYRCLQTVNDADSAADDDYPELEFNY
- the csy1 gene encoding type I-F CRISPR-associated protein Csy1; amino-acid sequence: MSSGGLQAFILSYIETRKQAKLDAFDKAADKQRAALSGEVLAAAEVALLQQRREIEQAYEVRTWLTDAASRAGQISLVTHALKFTHSDAKGSSVFSTEPAMATDVLSTASLAQPAIDAVGNAAALDVAKLLQTEHQGDSLVAALQRGDHRALEALAENPEQLTQWLAGFGQVLSDKQPSSHKLAKQIYFPVGDGEYHLLSPLYSSSLSQALDQRLNAVRFGEQAKAIREARRQKRWHDEVDVSYPGIAVQNMGGTKPQNISALNSARGGRSYLFNCAAPVWQGVSKPPQKHKSVFRERGEIDYYTRFTRTRMQQFLLSVKDSENNRDIRRQRLNYLDQLIEQLFFYVISVQKLRPAGWSLDSQLKRSQQLWLDPCRSLSDTVFRRERDADDWQQEVARDFGLWLNARLQHEKLIFGEVERREWSTAALFKQRLRETERALEEELA
- the cas3f gene encoding type I-F CRISPR-associated helicase Cas3f yields the protein MNILLISECNKRALVETRRVLDQFAERKGERTWQTAITEEGLKTLRTLLRKTARRNTAVACHWIRSANHTELLWIVGNLRRFNPQGSVPTNRTERDILRSQDENPWHSAEAFSLLAAIAGLFHDIGKANALFQAGLRGKGPRSQPLRHEWVSLRLFQAFVGDRDDTGWLTALAAISAEEEAALLARLQQDARIPKPSPFNSLPPLAQVVGWLIVSHHRLPMFLDDKSGNHSPDLADVSQWLTGQVSPCWNAINHLRPDISAQEWQQVWQFPHGTPLQSRVWCEKARKFATRALKLPSLMTFGQLDQRLTVHLARLSLMLADHHYSSSDATSGWQDPGYTVWANTDRKTGKLKQQLDEHCVGVAQNALLLGRSLPHLRDTLPAITRHKGFRQRSTDARFRWQDRAFDQVCAIREQAARHGFFGVNMASTGRGKTLANARIMYALAEESVGCRFSVALGLRTLTLQTGDALRQRLTLDEDDLAVLIGSQAVQELHELRQQEQETRVVQTGSESAESLFSEHQYVSYDGSLDDGRLKTWLEKSPPLHQLLSAPVLVTTIDHLMPATESLRGGHQIAPMLRLLTSDLVLDEPDDFGLEDLPALCRLVNWAGMLGSRVLLSSATLPPALIRALFEAYLKGREAWQQAYGEPGTPLSICCGWFDEFDSQCQTIADTRAFADQHQAFVAGRIDKLQQQERRLRWAEIEPVASPMREASAVCQAVAQTLHQRLFALHQHHHQTHSSGKTVSLGLIRMANINPLVAVARALMEMPSPSDYCVHYCVYHSQHPLAMRSHIEARLDAALMRKDPEALWQVAEIRNAIEQQPQQHHLFVVLATSVAEVGRDHDYDWAIAEPSSMRSFIQLAGRILRHRQRDEYVPTSPNFYLLSHNVRALRHGPAGDKQTIAFCRPGFESEHGFTLASHDLRELLKPEDYQYISAAPRIQQPPVLKEPFTLISLEHAALATKLFGPKNGSSSQPTAVLWWRESLHWNGELQRHTPFRRSDPKQRYWLRLEDESEKARFMLQDDGPEGWKKIDVIRSVEQAMADGVSLWVEMDYTTLYLQLAEEKQWELARVSDRFGEISISTRDNLAWCWHPWLGVFGALK